A stretch of the Nosocomiicoccus ampullae genome encodes the following:
- the xerD gene encoding site-specific tyrosine recombinase XerD translates to MNKENERDVHDYLSFLKIEKGLSKSTLDSYKQDLVLYQNFLEERQLTFNTITPTDIIQFLKVEKEKGKRSKTLARLQSTLKNFHQFLINDGKTEKNPAALLNSIKVEQTLPDSLSIEEMEIVLNTPEETTAGIRDKVMMELLYGTGIRVSELIDMKTLDVNSEMGFISVMGKGQKERIIPITDYVARLLREYIENTRIELLKSNDTDALFITNRGKPFSRQGVWKMIKKYGQMSGVLKNITPHTFRHTFATHLIENGADLRIVQELLGHTDIATTQIYTHLSKKSVKEMYDEFHPRK, encoded by the coding sequence ATGAATAAAGAAAATGAAAGAGACGTCCATGATTATTTATCTTTTTTAAAGATTGAAAAAGGCTTATCAAAAAGTACTCTAGACTCTTATAAACAAGATTTAGTTCTATACCAAAATTTTTTAGAAGAGCGTCAATTAACATTTAATACAATAACACCGACGGATATTATTCAATTTTTAAAGGTTGAAAAAGAAAAAGGTAAACGTTCAAAAACACTTGCCCGTTTACAATCGACTTTAAAAAATTTCCACCAATTTTTAATTAATGATGGAAAAACTGAGAAAAATCCTGCAGCTTTATTAAATAGTATTAAAGTAGAACAAACGTTACCAGATAGTTTGTCAATTGAAGAGATGGAGATTGTTTTGAATACACCTGAAGAGACAACAGCAGGCATACGAGACAAGGTTATGATGGAACTATTATATGGTACAGGTATTCGAGTATCTGAACTAATCGATATGAAGACATTAGACGTTAACTCTGAGATGGGCTTTATTTCTGTTATGGGTAAAGGTCAAAAAGAAAGAATTATCCCAATTACTGATTATGTTGCAAGGTTACTTAGAGAATATATTGAAAACACTCGTATAGAATTGTTAAAATCAAATGATACAGATGCTTTATTTATAACAAATAGAGGAAAGCCATTTTCTAGACAAGGTGTTTGGAAAATGATTAAAAAATATGGTCAAATGAGTGGTGTGTTAAAAAACATAACACCACATACGTTTAGACATACATTTGCCACACATTTAATTGAGAATGGTGCAGATCTTAGAATTGTCCAAGAACTGCTTGGTCATACGGATATTGCAACAACGCAAATTTACACACATTTATCTAAGAAATCTGTAAAAGAGATGTATGATGAGTTTCATCCTCGAAAATAA